A stretch of DNA from Methylosinus sp. LW4:
GATCGGCGCGACGACGACTTCGGCCGCCTTCAAGACGACGCTCTGCAGCTATCTCTACGCCGTCGTCCCCTGCTCCTCGATCAAATATTCGGTCCAATCGGGGACGAGCTTCTCCGCCCTTTCGACAACCATCACGACCGACAGCTCCAATGCGCTGACCAATACGAGCTTTTCCATCGGCTCGGGGGGATCGGACGTGCTGGTGCGGGTCGGCTTCACGCGGACGCTGTTCGCTCCCTGGCTCTCGGCTTTCTTCGGCAAGAACGGCTATCTGCTGATTCTGTCGACGGTCGCCTTCCAGAACGAGCCCTATTCATGAGCCGCCCGCCTCGAAACGACGGCGGCGTCGCGCTCGTCGAATTCGCGCTGATCGCGCCGGTCGCTCTCATGCTCACTCTCGGCGCCTTCGAGGCGACGCGGCTCATTCGCGCGAGCTGGAAAGTGCGACTGGCGGCGCAGACCTTGGCCGATCTCGTCTCCCAGCAGACGAGCATCTCGACGACGATCATGTCCAATCTCTGCTCGGGCGCGCAAATGACGCTGTCGCCGCTGACGAGCTCGGGCTTCACAGCCGCGGTGACGAGCGTCGTCTATTCGAGCAGCGGCCGGACGAAGGACTGGCAGGACACGAGCTGCGGATCCGCCGCCGCGACGACCAACGCCCCGACTCTGGCGGCGACCTACACGCCCACATCCGGCGACAGCGCCATAGTGGTGCAGGCGACCTACGCCTACAAGGCGCCCGTCGCCTATGTGCTGCCGTCGACCTTCTCATTCTCGGCGATCGCGGTCGCCAAGCCACGCAACGGCACGAAGGTGAGCCATGACTGAAAAAAAATCGACATTCGCCCGCTTCCGCGCGGATCGCCGCGGCGCGGCCGTCCTGCTGTTCGCCGCCGTGCTGCTGCCGCTCGCTCTGCTGATCGGGGCCGGCGTCAATCTGGCGAGCGCCTTCGCGATTCGCTCCCGATTGCAGAACGCCGTCGATCAGGCGGCCTTGGCGGGCGCGACGGCCTATGTCTCCTCCTCGACCAGCGCCGCCGCGGTCACGGCCGCCAAAGCCTATATGGCCGGCGCCGTCGCGCTGCTGCCCAGCGCCTCGGCCTCCGTCAGCTATTCGGCGACGACATCGACAGCCGCCTCCAGCAGCTCGACCACCGCCTATATCGTCACGGTGACGGCCTCGGCCACGGCCAAGAGCCAGATGCTGGGCGCCATCATGGCCAATGCGCCGATATCGGTGACGGCGACCGCGAAAAACTTCGTCTATACGGCGAGCATCGCCCTATCGCAGTTCAACTCCAGCGCCTTGGACGCCAACACGCTCTACTATTACATCGTGCCGAGCGACGGCTCGGCGCCCTCGACCTCCAATCTCACCAAGCTGTTCAGCAACACCGGCGGCTCTACTTCCGGCACGATCAAGGTGACGCTCACCGCGGGCCAGAAATTGGGACTGGCCCTCTACAATGTCACCGGCGGACGCAGCGGCTACGGGTCCAACGGCTATGGCGGCGCGCAGGGCTCGACGCATTATTTCTATTCGCATCTGTCGCCGCCGAGCAAATCGGCCTATCCGACCGTGACGAAAAACTGCAGCCTTCAGGTCGTCACCAGCCTGTCGTCGCTGGTCAGCGGCTCCTGCCTCTCCTCTTTGCCGAGCTATGCGGCGCTCAATTGTGCGGCGGCGGCGGGCAAGACGCTCTATTACGCCTGGAACGACATGGGCGGAAACACCGACGACTACGACTATAACGACGCCGTCATGTCGGTGACATGCGCCGCCAATGATGCGACCGCGCAGGCCACCGGCGTTCTGCTGACCAATTGACGAAGAGCCGGCTTCTCGCCTCGCCGAGCTCAGGCCGACGTCGCCGCCGCGCGCTCTCTCCGGCGCGCGCGCTCCGGCACCAGATCCCAACGCGTCTTGAACAGGGTGTCGCAAATGCCCGGGGTGCCGAAGCCGTCGGAAAAGCTCACATTGCCACGCGTATGGTGGAAGCCGTGCGCCGCGCTGGAGGTGAGATGCTCCAGCGCGGCGTTGAGCCGCTTGCGCCAGCCGGTCGCCGCCGGATCGCGGAAGGCGAGGCCGAAATCATAGCCGGAATGCTCATAGAGCCCGCCGAGCGCGCCGAGGCTCGTCGTCCACAGATGGAAAGCGACGCTGGCGCCGCCGCCGCCGACGAGAACCAGCGGCAGAAGATAGGGCAGCACGATCTCGAAGAAGAAATCCGCGCCGGACTGATAGCAGGCGCTGATCGCCTTGCTGGCGCCGGTCTGGTGATGCAGCGCATGTCCGAGCCGGTTCATCAGCGCCGGATGATGCAGCAAATGGCGATGCGCGACATATTGCACGATGTCATGGCCGATCAGCATGCCGATCATGGTCAGGACGAGCGCGGTCCAGGTCAGATGCGGCGCGCCGAGAAAGCCGAGGCCGAAATATTCCACCGCCAGCATGGAGGGCAGAAGAATCGTCGTCTGGTTGAGCAAGACACGCGGCAGCAGCTCACGATAGCTCATGCGATCGAGCTCGCGCACCTTGAAGCGCTTCAGCCGACCGGTCGAATCACACCATTCGAATGCGTAGCCGATCCCGTGGAACGCGACCATTTGCGCAGCCCAGGCGAGAAGGGAGAGAGGAATATATCCGAATGGCTCGAGCGACATGGATAGGCGGACTCCGATCGGGAAATCCGTTCGTCGCGCCGGCCGCAATCCGCGCGGCGAACAGAGATATTTTTTCGTCCTATAGCCGAGTTCATGGCGAATTTCTAGTCGACGGGACGACGCGCCAATGAGGCGCCAATGCTTTGAATTCGGACGCGCAGCGCCGCGTCGAGCCGGGCCGCGCCCAGTTTCGTGGGCCATTCCGCCTTCGCCGCGCTGGACGCCGAATCTCGCCTCGCGCTATCACCGCGCCGCTGAAACGCCGCGCACCCTCGAAGGAAGCCCTCCCGTGATCCCCTGGACCCTGCTCGATACGGCCCCCGTCCCCGGCGGCGCGGGCGAGCTGCGGCTCAAGCGGCGCGGCGCGGAATTCTCGATCATGCTCGGCAATAATGAGCTGATGAACAGCCGCCTCAGCGGCTCGGAGGAGGCGCTGGCCACGCTCGCCTGCGCGAAGATCGCCGGCCGGGCGCAGCCGCGCGCGCTCATCGGCGGGCTCGGCATGGGCTTCACCTTGCGCGCCGCGCTCGGCGCCCTCGGCCCCCAGGCGCGGATCACCGTGGCCGAGCTCGTGCCCGCCGTCGTGGCCTGGGCGCGTGGACCGATGGCCGAGGTTTTCGGCGACAGCCTGGCCGATCCGCGTCTCGACATAGAAGTGGAGGACGTCGGCCAGACGATTCGCTCCGGCCGCGGCGCCTATGACGCCATTCTCCTCGACGTCGACAATGGTCCCGAGGGCCTGACGCGCGATTCCAATGGCGGGCTCTATGGCGAGGAGGGACTGCGGGCGGCGCGGGCCGCGCTGCGTCCGGCCGGCGTGCTGGCCGTATGGTCCTGCGCGCCGGATCGAGCGTTTTCCGCGCGTCTGCGCAAGGCCGGCTTTCGCGTCGAGGAGGCGAAGGCGCGGGCCCATCGCGGAGGCGGCGGCGCGCGGCATGTGATCTGGCTCGCCACGCGCGTCGATTCGCCGCTGCGGCCGGGAGCCGATCGATGACGCGCAAATCGGCGGAGGACGAGCGCTTTTTCTGGTGGGAAGGCGAGACGCTGGTGGTCAACATATTGGGACGGCCGGCCGCCAGTCGCGACGCCATCGGCAAGCCCAGAGGCCATCAGCTCGAGGTCAGCGTGACCACGGCGCCGCGGCGAGGCCGGGCGACCGATCACATGGTCCGCTTTCTCGCCGGCGAGTTCGGCGTCGCTCCCTCGGCGATCGAAGTCGTGTTCGGACGCATGAACGTCAACAAGCAATTGCGGATCGCCGCGCCACAGAAGCTTCCAGGCCCGTTCCGCAGAGCCTGAGCGAAAAGCGTGGACACTGGCCGCCCCATGACGGATGACGGCCAAGCCTGATCTGGACTAATACATAAATCCGATGTAATGACTTCCGGTTTCGTCTGTTTCCGAGAACCTCATGAATTGTCGGCTCATTGCGCGCGCTGTCGCTCTCACGCTCCTCGCCGCCGCAACGCTGCCCACGGCGCCGGCGGCGGCCCGAGATGCGCTGCTCACCCGCTTGACGCAGCCCAACACGCCGACCGTCTTTTATTTTCATTCCTTCCGGGTGAATTGCCAGGGCGTGCCGAACTATCGGCTCGCGCAGCGGGCGACAGTGGTGTCGCCACAGCATCCCGAGCATGGGACGCTGACCATTGGCGAGGGGCAGGCGCCGGTGCGGCACTGCCAGGGCCAGCCCGGCTATGCGACGATTGTGACCTACACGCCCGAGCATAATTTCACCGGCTACGACAGCTTCGTGCTGAACGTCGCCTATCACCTCGAGAATCGGACGGTCCTGCAGCACCTCACGGCGCGGATTCAGGTGGGCGGGCCGGCCAATCCACGCTGACTCTTCCCCAGGGGGCCTCCCTGCCCCTTTCCCTTCCGCAGATTCTCGTCTAACACACGGCCGACCGCCGGGCCGGGCCGACCGCCCCGCTCGATCTCGTCTCTAGGGAGGGCGCGCTGGACCTTGGAAAGGCTGCAGCGCGGCCTTTTTTTGTGCGCGCCGGCGCCCCGATAGACGACAAGACGCGCGCTCTCCCCCATTCTGGGGAGCGTCCCGCGACGAAAGGATGACAGACGGACCGACATGCCGAAGCGAACAGACATCTCGACCATTCTGATCATCGGCGCCGGCCCCATCGTCATCGGCCAGGCCTGCGAATTCGACTATTCCGGCACTCAGGCCTGCAAGGCCCTGCGCGCCGAGGGCTATCGAATCGTCCTCGTCAATTCCAATCCCGCGACGATCATGACCGATCCCGATATGGCGGATCGGACCTATGTCGAGCCGATCACGCCAGAGATCGTCGCCAAGATCATCGAGAAGGAGCGCTACGCCGCGCCCGGCGGCTTCGCGCTGCTGCCCACCATGGGCGGCCAGACGGCGCTGAATTGCGCGCTCTCGCTCGAGCGCATGGGCGTGCTGGAGAAATTCGACGTCGAGATGATCGGCGCCAACGCCCAGGCCATAGACAAGGCCGAGGATCGCGAATTGTTCCGCGAGGCGATGACGAAAATCGGCCTCGAGACGCCGCGCTCGCGCCTCGCCAACGCCACCGACGTCAAGACCTCCGACAAGGCCAAGCGCAACGCCGATATCGCCGAGATCGAGGCCTCCGCCCTCTCCGACGAAGAGAAGCAGAAGGCGATCGCCGATATTCGTCGCCGCTGGGAAGCGGATGAGCCGGAGCGCAAGCGGCGCTATATTTCCAAGGGCCTGACCGAGGCGCTGGAGGCGCTGGAGGATATCGGCCTGCCGGCGATCATTCGGCCGTCCTTCACCCTGGCCGGCACGGGCGGCGGCATCGCCTATAACAAGGCGGAGTTCATCGACATCATCGAGCGGGGCCTGGACGCCTCGCCGACCACCGAAGTGCTCATCGAAGAGAGCGTCATCGGCTGGAAAGAATATGAGATGGAGGTCGTCCGCGACAAAGCGGACAATTGCATCATCGTCTGCTCGATCGAGAATATCGATCCCATGGGCGTGCATACGGGCGATTCCATCACGGTCGCCCCTGCCCTGACGCTGACCGACAAAGAATATCAGATCATGCGCGACGCCTCGCTCGCCGTGCTGCGCGAGATCGGCGTCGAGACCGGCGGCTCGAATGTGCAATTCGCCGTCGATCCCGCCACCGGCCGCATGATCGTCATCGAGATGAATCCGCGCGTGTCACGCTCCTCGGCGCTGGCCTCCAAGGCGACGGGCTTCCCCAT
This window harbors:
- a CDS encoding TadE/TadG family type IV pilus assembly protein; amino-acid sequence: MMATLGTCEKRAAFFEARNGATAVEFAFIAPIFVLILVVWIDLGMTLLAQSVLDSATLRAARSVKIGATTTSAAFKTTLCSYLYAVVPCSSIKYSVQSGTSFSALSTTITTDSSNALTNTSFSIGSGGSDVLVRVGFTRTLFAPWLSAFFGKNGYLLILSTVAFQNEPYS
- a CDS encoding TadE/TadG family type IV pilus assembly protein; this translates as MSRPPRNDGGVALVEFALIAPVALMLTLGAFEATRLIRASWKVRLAAQTLADLVSQQTSISTTIMSNLCSGAQMTLSPLTSSGFTAAVTSVVYSSSGRTKDWQDTSCGSAAATTNAPTLAATYTPTSGDSAIVVQATYAYKAPVAYVLPSTFSFSAIAVAKPRNGTKVSHD
- a CDS encoding pilus assembly protein TadG-related protein; this encodes MTEKKSTFARFRADRRGAAVLLFAAVLLPLALLIGAGVNLASAFAIRSRLQNAVDQAALAGATAYVSSSTSAAAVTAAKAYMAGAVALLPSASASVSYSATTSTAASSSSTTAYIVTVTASATAKSQMLGAIMANAPISVTATAKNFVYTASIALSQFNSSALDANTLYYYIVPSDGSAPSTSNLTKLFSNTGGSTSGTIKVTLTAGQKLGLALYNVTGGRSGYGSNGYGGAQGSTHYFYSHLSPPSKSAYPTVTKNCSLQVVTSLSSLVSGSCLSSLPSYAALNCAAAAGKTLYYAWNDMGGNTDDYDYNDAVMSVTCAANDATAQATGVLLTN
- a CDS encoding sterol desaturase family protein, whose product is MSLEPFGYIPLSLLAWAAQMVAFHGIGYAFEWCDSTGRLKRFKVRELDRMSYRELLPRVLLNQTTILLPSMLAVEYFGLGFLGAPHLTWTALVLTMIGMLIGHDIVQYVAHRHLLHHPALMNRLGHALHHQTGASKAISACYQSGADFFFEIVLPYLLPLVLVGGGGASVAFHLWTTSLGALGGLYEHSGYDFGLAFRDPAATGWRKRLNAALEHLTSSAAHGFHHTRGNVSFSDGFGTPGICDTLFKTRWDLVPERARRRERAAATSA
- a CDS encoding DUF167 domain-containing protein, whose translation is MTRKSAEDERFFWWEGETLVVNILGRPAASRDAIGKPRGHQLEVSVTTAPRRGRATDHMVRFLAGEFGVAPSAIEVVFGRMNVNKQLRIAAPQKLPGPFRRA